In Salmo salar chromosome ssa03, Ssal_v3.1, whole genome shotgun sequence, a single genomic region encodes these proteins:
- the dcup gene encoding uroporphyrinogen decarboxylase, with translation MDKDDLILPKDFPKLKNDAFLLACRGRETPHVPVWCMRQAGRYLPEFRESRAGKDFFATCRSPAACCELTLQPLRRFPFDAAIIFSDILVIPQAMGMDVQMVAGKGPTFPDPLKEPEDLLLLQSKVDVNKELGYVFKAITLTRHKLEGKVPLIGFTGAPWTLMTYMIEGGGSTTQSKAKRWLYRHPEASHQLLKMLTDIIVEYLLGQVAAGAQALQVFESHAGCLGPVEFREFSLPYLRDIARKVKDQLKESGQDVPLIVFAKDGHYGLEDLSQSHYEVVGLDWTVDPRSARERTGGKVSLQGNMDPCALYAPKERISEIVKKMLEGFGTRGYIANLGHGLYPDMDPENVGAFVEAVHTHSRHLLNLK, from the exons ATGGACAAGGACGAtttaatact CCCTAAAGACTTCCCCAAGTTGAAGAATGATGCATTCCTTCTTGCATGCCGTGGCCGAGAAACCCCTCATGTGCCTGTGTGGTGTATGAGACAGGCTGGACGTTACCTACCAG AGTTCCGCGAGTCCAGAGCGGGAAAGGACTTCTTTGCAACATGTCGTTCACCTGCAGCCTGCTGTGAACTCACTCTCCAG CCCTTGAGACGTTTCCCATTTGATGCTGCCATCATCTTCTCAGACATCCTGGTTATCCCACAG GCCATGGGTATGGATGTCCAGATGGTGGCAGGAAAGGGCCCTACGTTCCCAGATCCCTTAAAGGAACCAGAGGACCTGCTGCTCCTGCAGTCCAAGGTGGATGTCAACAAGGAGCTGGGCTACGTCTTCAAGGCCATTACACTGACACGCCACAAACTGGAAGGCAAGGTCCCTCTCATCGGCTTCACTGGTGCCCCG TGGACCCTGATGACCTATATGATTGAGGGGGGAGGCTCAACAACGCAATCCAAGGCTAAGCGCTGGCTGTACCGTCACCCTGAAGCCAGCCACCAGCTGTTAAAGATGCTGACTGACATCATAGTAGAGTACCTGCTGGGACAGGTGGCTGCTGGAGCACAG GCCTTGCAGGTGTTTGAGTCCCATGCTGGCTGTCTGGGCCCAGTGGAGTTCCGGGAGTTCTCTCTGCCCTACCTCCGAGACATCGCCCGTAAGGTCAAGGACCAGCTGAAGGAGTCAGGCCAGGATGTCCCCTTG ATTGTGTTTGCCAAGGACGGCCACTATGGTCTGGAGGACCTCTCTCAGTCCCACTACGAGGTTGTTGGTTTGGATTGGACTGTCGATCCTCGCTCAGCGCG GGAGCGAACTGGAGGAAAGGTTAGCCTCCAGGGGAACATGGACCCCTGTGCGCTATATGCCCCCAAA GAGCGTATATCAGAGATAGTGAAAAAGATGCTGGAAGGCTTTGGCACCAGAGGGTACATTGCCAACCTGGGCCATGGGCTGTACCCTGACATGGACCCGGAGAACGTGGGTGCCTTCGTAGAAGCTGTCCACACTCACTCTCGCCACCTCCTCAACCTCAAGTAA